A part of Streptomyces sp. NBC_00557 genomic DNA contains:
- a CDS encoding GH92 family glycosyl hydrolase, protein MQRRTRHRWGPAVVLTAAFVMAVGAQGAAVALPARAPVADREFASSFETGDPAPDWLNTVDTGPDGAKRASGVDGGYSTGIPGNVNDHVTEVRASGENTGAGEVKENLTDGEPGTKWLTFEPTGWAEFDLDKPVKLVTYALTSANDYAERDPRDWTLLGSTDGKDWKTVDTRSGETFSERFQTKSYDLDQPAEYQHFRLEVTRNNGASDILQIADVQFSTGGGGGPVPQDMLTLVDKGPTASPTAKARAGFTGRRALRYAGRHTAAGRAYSYNKVFDVNVKVGADTELSYRIFPQMADGDRDYDATNVSLDLAFTDGTYLSGLGALDQHGFPLSPRGQGEAKALYVNQWNNVVARIGSVAAGRTVDRILVGYDSPAGPAKFRGWIDDVSLRPVAPERPKAHLSDYALTTRGTNSSGSFSRGNNFPATALPHGFNFWTPVTNASSLSWLYEYARANNDDNLPTIQAFSASHEPSPWMGDRQTFQVMPSAASGTPDTGREARALPFRHENETARPYYYGVRFENGLKAEMTPTDHAAMLRFTYPGDDASVLFDNVTEQAGLTLDKDHGIVTGYSDVKSGLSAGATRLFVYGEFDKPVTDGGSSGVKGYLRFDAGSSRTVTLRLATSLISVDQAKDNLRQEIPDGASFGTVEERAQHVWDRLLGKVEVEGATPDQLTTLYSSLYRLYLYPNSGFEKVGGTYRYASPFSPMPSQDTPTHTGAKIVDGKVYVNNGFWDTYRTTWPAYSFLTPSQAGEMVDGFVQQYKDGGWTSRWSSPGYADLMTGTSSDVAFADAYVKGVKFDAKAAYDAALKNATVVPPMSGVGRKGMSTSPFLGYTGTDTPEGLSWAMEGYVNDYGIARMGEALYRKTGEKHYEEESEYFLNRARDYVNLFDSKAGFFQGRDAKGGWRVDSAAYDPRVWGYDYTETNGWGYAFSVPQDSRGLANLYGGRQGLADKLDAFFSAPETASPEFVGSYGGVIHEMTEARDVRMGMLGQSNQVAHHVAYMYDAAGEPWKTQAAVREILSRLYLGSEIGQGYHGDEDNGEQSGWFLFSALGFYPLVMGSGEYAIGSPLFKKVTVHLENGRDLVVKAPGNSARNVYVQGVTFDGRPWTSTSLPHALLAKGGVLEFSMGSRPSTWGTGRNAAPVSITQDDKVPAPRSDVLKGDGPLFDDTSATDATVTSVDLPVDRAVTPVQYTLTSSADRTKAPAGWTLQGSTDGATWQTLDHRSGETFTWDRQTRAFTIAAPGRYTKYRLVLDGASTLAEVELLA, encoded by the coding sequence ATGCAGCGGAGAACGCGGCACAGATGGGGTCCGGCGGTCGTCCTCACGGCCGCCTTTGTCATGGCCGTCGGCGCGCAGGGCGCGGCGGTCGCCCTGCCGGCCAGGGCCCCGGTGGCGGACCGGGAGTTCGCATCCTCGTTCGAGACGGGTGATCCGGCGCCGGACTGGCTGAACACCGTCGACACCGGCCCGGACGGCGCCAAGCGCGCCTCGGGTGTCGACGGCGGCTACAGCACCGGCATACCGGGCAACGTCAACGACCATGTCACCGAGGTCAGGGCGAGCGGCGAGAACACCGGCGCGGGCGAGGTGAAGGAGAACCTGACCGACGGCGAGCCGGGCACCAAGTGGCTGACCTTCGAGCCCACCGGCTGGGCGGAGTTCGACCTCGACAAGCCCGTCAAGCTGGTGACGTACGCGCTGACCTCGGCCAACGACTACGCCGAGCGCGATCCCAGGGACTGGACGCTGCTCGGCTCCACCGACGGCAAGGACTGGAAGACGGTCGACACCCGCTCGGGCGAGACGTTCTCCGAGCGCTTCCAGACCAAGTCCTACGACCTGGACCAGCCGGCCGAGTACCAGCACTTCCGGCTGGAGGTCACGAGGAACAACGGCGCCTCGGACATCCTGCAGATCGCCGATGTGCAGTTCTCCACCGGCGGCGGGGGCGGCCCGGTGCCGCAGGACATGCTGACGCTGGTGGACAAGGGCCCGACCGCCTCGCCGACGGCGAAGGCCCGGGCCGGGTTCACCGGGAGGCGGGCGCTGCGGTACGCGGGACGGCACACGGCGGCCGGGCGGGCGTACTCGTACAACAAGGTCTTCGACGTGAACGTGAAGGTCGGCGCCGACACGGAGTTGTCGTACCGGATCTTCCCGCAGATGGCCGACGGGGACCGGGACTACGACGCCACCAACGTCTCCCTGGACCTGGCCTTCACCGACGGCACGTATCTGAGCGGTCTGGGCGCGCTGGACCAGCACGGGTTCCCGCTGTCCCCGCGCGGGCAGGGCGAGGCGAAGGCGCTGTACGTCAACCAGTGGAACAACGTGGTGGCGCGGATCGGTTCGGTGGCGGCCGGCAGGACGGTCGACCGGATCCTGGTGGGGTACGACTCCCCCGCCGGGCCGGCGAAGTTCCGCGGCTGGATCGACGACGTGTCCCTGAGGCCGGTTGCGCCCGAGCGGCCGAAGGCGCACCTGTCGGACTACGCGCTGACCACGCGCGGCACCAACTCCAGCGGCAGTTTCTCGCGCGGCAACAACTTCCCGGCGACGGCCCTTCCGCACGGTTTCAACTTCTGGACCCCGGTGACCAACGCGTCGTCGCTGAGCTGGCTGTACGAGTACGCGCGCGCGAACAACGACGACAACCTGCCGACGATCCAGGCGTTCAGCGCGAGTCATGAGCCGAGCCCGTGGATGGGCGACCGGCAGACGTTCCAGGTGATGCCGTCGGCCGCGTCGGGCACCCCGGACACCGGCCGCGAGGCGCGGGCGCTGCCGTTCCGGCACGAGAACGAGACGGCGCGGCCGTACTACTACGGGGTCCGTTTCGAGAACGGGCTCAAGGCCGAGATGACGCCGACCGACCACGCGGCGATGCTGCGCTTCACCTACCCAGGCGACGACGCGAGCGTGCTGTTCGACAACGTCACCGAGCAGGCGGGGCTGACCCTGGACAAGGACCACGGGATCGTCACCGGCTACTCGGACGTGAAGTCCGGTCTGTCGGCCGGCGCGACCCGGCTGTTCGTGTACGGCGAGTTCGACAAGCCGGTGACGGACGGCGGCTCGAGCGGGGTCAAGGGCTATCTGCGCTTCGACGCGGGCTCGAGCCGCACGGTGACCCTGCGCCTGGCGACCTCGCTGATCAGCGTGGACCAGGCGAAGGACAACCTGCGCCAGGAGATCCCGGACGGCGCCTCCTTCGGCACGGTCGAGGAGCGGGCGCAGCACGTCTGGGACAGGCTGCTCGGCAAGGTCGAGGTGGAGGGCGCGACCCCGGACCAGCTGACCACGCTGTACTCCAGCCTGTACCGGCTGTACCTGTACCCCAACTCCGGCTTCGAGAAGGTCGGGGGCACGTACCGGTACGCCTCTCCGTTCTCCCCTATGCCGAGCCAGGACACCCCGACCCACACGGGTGCGAAGATCGTGGACGGGAAGGTGTACGTCAACAACGGCTTCTGGGACACCTACCGGACGACGTGGCCGGCGTACTCGTTCCTGACGCCCTCTCAGGCGGGCGAGATGGTGGACGGGTTCGTGCAGCAGTACAAGGACGGCGGCTGGACCTCCCGCTGGTCCTCCCCCGGCTACGCGGACCTGATGACCGGCACCTCCTCGGACGTGGCGTTCGCGGACGCGTATGTGAAGGGCGTGAAGTTCGACGCGAAGGCGGCCTATGACGCGGCCCTGAAGAACGCGACCGTGGTCCCGCCGATGTCGGGCGTGGGCCGCAAGGGCATGAGCACCTCGCCCTTCCTCGGTTACACCGGCACCGACACCCCCGAGGGCCTGTCCTGGGCGATGGAGGGGTACGTCAACGACTACGGCATCGCGAGGATGGGCGAGGCCCTGTACCGGAAGACGGGTGAGAAGCACTACGAGGAGGAGTCGGAGTACTTCCTCAACCGCGCCCGGGACTATGTGAACCTCTTCGACTCCAAGGCCGGCTTCTTCCAGGGGCGGGACGCCAAGGGCGGCTGGCGGGTGGACTCCGCCGCGTACGACCCGCGCGTGTGGGGGTACGACTACACGGAGACCAACGGCTGGGGGTACGCCTTCAGCGTCCCGCAGGACAGCCGGGGCCTGGCCAACCTCTACGGCGGCCGGCAGGGGCTCGCGGACAAGCTGGACGCCTTCTTCTCCGCCCCGGAGACGGCTTCCCCGGAGTTCGTCGGCTCCTACGGCGGCGTGATCCACGAGATGACCGAGGCGCGGGACGTCCGGATGGGCATGCTCGGGCAGTCGAACCAGGTCGCGCACCATGTGGCGTACATGTACGACGCGGCCGGCGAGCCCTGGAAGACGCAGGCGGCGGTCCGGGAGATCCTCTCCCGGCTCTACCTCGGCAGCGAGATCGGGCAGGGCTACCACGGGGACGAGGACAACGGCGAGCAGTCGGGCTGGTTCCTGTTCTCGGCGCTCGGCTTCTACCCGCTGGTGATGGGCAGCGGCGAGTACGCCATCGGCTCCCCGCTGTTCAAGAAGGTCACCGTGCACCTGGAGAACGGCCGTGATCTGGTGGTCAAGGCGCCCGGCAACAGCGCCCGGAACGTCTACGTCCAGGGTGTCACCTTCGACGGCCGGCCCTGGACGTCCACGTCGCTGCCGCACGCGCTGCTGGCCAAGGGCGGGGTGCTGGAGTTCTCCATGGGGTCCAGGCCGTCCACCTGGGGCACGGGCAGGAACGCGGCGCCGGTGTCCATCACCCAGGACGACAAGGTGCCGGCGCCCCGGTCGGACGTGCTGAAGGGCGACGGCCCGCTGTTCGACGACACCTCGGCGACGGACGCCACGGTCACCTCCGTGGACCTGCCGGTGGACCGGGCCGTCACGCCCGTCCAGTACACGCTGACCTCCTCGGCCGACCGCACCAAGGCGCCGGCCGGCTGGACGCTGCAGGGCTCCACGGACGGCGCCACCTGGCAGACCCTGGACCACCGCTCCGGGGAGACGTTCACCTGGGACCGCCAGACCCGGGCGTTCACGATCGCCGCGCCGGGCAGGTACACGAAGTACCGGCTGGTGCTGGACGGTGCGTCGACGCTGGCGGAGGTGGAGCTGCTGGCCTGA
- a CDS encoding helix-turn-helix domain-containing protein has product MADDYLVRIGKLIRDARQHRGWTQTQLAEALGTSQSAVNRIERGNQNISLEMIARIGEALDSEIVSLGYAGPMHLRVVGGRRLSGAIDVKTSKNACVALLCASLLNKGRTVLRRVARIEEVYRLLEVLNSIGVRTRWINDGVDLELVPPAELDMAAIDAEAAVRTRSIIMFFGPLLHRMDAFKLPYAGGCDLGTRTIEPHMIALRRFGLDIAATEGQYHARVDRTVRPDRPIVLTERGDTVTENALLAAARHDGVTVIRNASSNYMVQDLCFFLEALGVKVEGIGTTTLTVHGVPDIDVDVDYSPSEDPVEAMSLLAAAVVTESELTVRRVPIEFLEIELAVLEEMGLDHDRSPEYVADNGRTRLVDLTVRPSKLEAPIDKIHPMPFPGLNIDNVPFFAAIAAVAQGKTLIHDWVYDNRAIYLTDLNRLGGRLQLLDPHRVLVEGPTRWRAAEMMCPPALRPAVVVLLAMMAAEGTSVLRNVYVINRGYEDLAERLNSVGAQIETFRDI; this is encoded by the coding sequence ATGGCAGACGACTACCTCGTACGCATCGGCAAGCTCATCCGTGACGCCCGGCAGCACCGGGGCTGGACACAGACACAGCTCGCCGAGGCGCTCGGTACCAGCCAGAGCGCGGTCAACCGCATCGAGCGCGGCAACCAGAACATCAGCCTTGAGATGATCGCCCGCATCGGTGAGGCCCTGGACAGCGAGATCGTGTCGCTGGGATACGCGGGGCCGATGCATCTGCGCGTCGTCGGCGGCCGCCGGCTCTCCGGGGCCATCGACGTCAAGACGAGCAAGAACGCCTGCGTGGCGCTGCTGTGCGCCTCGCTGCTGAACAAGGGGCGCACGGTGCTGCGCCGGGTCGCGCGCATCGAGGAGGTGTACCGCCTGCTGGAGGTGCTGAACTCCATCGGCGTGCGCACCCGCTGGATCAACGACGGCGTCGACCTGGAACTGGTGCCCCCGGCCGAGCTGGACATGGCCGCCATCGACGCCGAGGCCGCCGTGCGCACCCGCTCCATCATCATGTTCTTCGGCCCGCTGCTGCACCGCATGGACGCCTTCAAGCTGCCCTACGCCGGCGGCTGCGACCTCGGTACGCGCACCATCGAGCCGCACATGATCGCGCTGCGCCGGTTCGGCCTGGACATCGCCGCCACCGAGGGCCAGTACCATGCGCGGGTCGACCGCACGGTGCGACCCGACCGCCCGATCGTGCTGACCGAGCGCGGCGACACCGTGACCGAGAACGCGCTGCTGGCCGCCGCCCGGCACGACGGCGTGACCGTCATCCGCAACGCCTCCTCCAACTACATGGTCCAGGACCTGTGCTTCTTCCTGGAGGCCCTCGGCGTGAAGGTGGAGGGCATCGGCACCACCACGCTGACCGTGCACGGCGTGCCGGACATCGACGTCGACGTGGACTACTCCCCCTCCGAGGACCCGGTCGAGGCGATGAGCCTGCTGGCCGCCGCGGTCGTCACCGAGTCGGAGCTGACGGTCCGCCGGGTCCCCATCGAGTTCCTGGAGATCGAGCTGGCGGTCCTGGAGGAGATGGGCCTCGACCACGACCGCAGCCCCGAGTACGTCGCGGACAACGGCCGCACCCGCCTGGTCGACCTCACCGTCCGCCCCTCCAAGCTCGAAGCCCCGATCGACAAGATCCACCCCATGCCCTTCCCGGGCCTGAACATCGACAACGTCCCGTTCTTCGCGGCGATCGCGGCCGTCGCGCAGGGCAAGACCCTCATCCACGACTGGGTCTACGACAACCGCGCGATCTACCTGACCGACCTCAACCGCCTGGGCGGCCGCCTGCAGTTGCTGGACCCCCACCGGGTGCTGGTCGAGGGCCCGACCCGCTGGCGCGCCGCCGAGATGATGTGCCCGCCGGCGCTGCGCCCCGCCGTGGTCGTCCTGCTGGCGATGATGGCCGCCGAGGGCACGTCGGTGCTGCGCAACGTCTACGTCATCAACCGGGGTTACGAGGACCTCGCCGAGCGCCTGAACTCGGTGGGGGCGCAGATCGAGACGTTCCGGGACATCTGA
- a CDS encoding aconitate hydratase, producing MSANSFDARSTLQVGDESYEIFRLDKVEGSARLPYSLKVLLENLLRTEDGANITADHIRALGGWDSQAQPSQEIQFTPARVIMQDFTGVPCVVDLATMREAVKELGGDPAKINPLAPAELVIDHSVIADKFGTNDAFQQNVELEYGRNKERYQFLRWGQTAFDEFKVVPPGTGIVHQVNIEHLARVVMVRDGKAYPDTLVGTDSHTTMVNGLGVLGWGVGGIEAEAAMLGQPVSMLIPRVVGFKLTGELQPGTTATDLVLTITEMLRKHGVVGKFVEFYGEGVAATSLANRATIGNMSPEFGSTAAIFPIDDETLNYLRLTGRSQQQVALVEAYAKAQGLWLDPKAEPDFSEKLELDLSTVVPSIAGPKRPQDRIVLAEAAQQFAKDVLNYVEAPVAQTPAAAASVVDEASAESFPASDSPAYGHEENGAGAPQHGQGTGAVPSNPVPVTAPDGTTYELDHGAVTVAAITSCTNTSNPYVMIGAALVAKKAVEKGLTRKPWVKSTLAPGSKVVTDYFEKAGLTPYLDKLGFNLVGYGCTTCIGNSGPLPEEVSKAVNDNDLAVVSVLSGNRNFEGRINPDVKMNYLASPPLVVAYAIAGSMKVDITREALGTDQDGNPVYLKDIWPTEAEVNDVVANAIGEDMFAKSYSDVFAGDAQWQSLPVPTGNTFEWDPQSTYVRKPPYFEGMGMEPAPVEDITGARVLAKLGDSVTTDHISPAGAIKADTPAGKYLTEHGVERRDFNSYGSRRGNHEVMIRGTFANIRLRNQIAPGTEGGYTRDFTQEGGPVSFIYDASQNYQAAGIPLVVLAGKEYGSGSSRDWAAKGTALLGVKAVIAESYERIHRSNLIGMGVLPLQFPEGASAQSLGLTGEEAFSITGVTELNEGRTPRTVKVTTDTGVEFDAVVRIDTPGEADYYRNGGIMQYVLRNLIRK from the coding sequence GTGTCGGCGAACAGCTTCGACGCCCGCAGCACGCTGCAGGTGGGCGACGAGTCGTACGAGATCTTCCGGCTGGACAAGGTGGAGGGCTCGGCCCGCCTGCCGTACAGCCTCAAGGTCCTGCTGGAGAACCTGCTCCGCACGGAGGACGGCGCGAACATCACCGCCGACCACATCCGCGCCCTCGGCGGCTGGGACTCCCAGGCCCAGCCCAGCCAGGAGATCCAGTTCACGCCGGCCCGCGTGATCATGCAGGACTTCACCGGCGTGCCCTGCGTCGTGGACCTCGCGACCATGCGCGAGGCCGTGAAGGAGCTGGGCGGCGACCCGGCGAAGATCAACCCGCTGGCCCCGGCCGAGCTGGTCATCGACCACTCCGTCATCGCCGACAAGTTCGGCACCAACGACGCCTTCCAGCAGAACGTCGAGCTGGAGTACGGCCGCAACAAGGAGCGCTACCAGTTCCTGCGCTGGGGCCAGACCGCCTTCGACGAGTTCAAGGTCGTACCCCCCGGCACCGGCATCGTCCACCAGGTCAACATCGAGCACCTGGCCCGGGTCGTGATGGTCCGCGACGGCAAGGCCTACCCGGACACCCTGGTCGGCACCGACTCGCACACCACGATGGTCAACGGCCTCGGCGTCCTCGGCTGGGGCGTCGGCGGCATCGAGGCCGAGGCCGCCATGCTCGGCCAGCCGGTCTCCATGCTCATCCCGCGCGTCGTCGGCTTCAAGCTCACCGGTGAGCTGCAGCCCGGCACCACCGCCACCGACCTCGTGCTCACCATCACCGAGATGCTCCGCAAGCACGGTGTGGTCGGCAAGTTCGTGGAGTTCTACGGCGAGGGCGTGGCCGCCACCTCGCTCGCCAACCGCGCCACCATCGGCAACATGTCGCCGGAGTTCGGCTCCACCGCCGCGATCTTCCCGATCGACGACGAGACCCTGAACTACCTGCGCCTGACCGGCCGTTCCCAGCAGCAGGTCGCGCTGGTCGAGGCCTACGCCAAGGCCCAGGGCCTCTGGCTGGACCCGAAGGCCGAGCCGGACTTCTCCGAGAAGCTCGAGCTGGACCTGTCCACGGTCGTGCCGTCCATCGCCGGCCCGAAGCGCCCGCAGGACCGCATCGTCCTGGCCGAGGCCGCCCAGCAGTTCGCCAAGGACGTCCTCAACTACGTCGAGGCGCCCGTCGCCCAGACCCCGGCCGCCGCCGCCTCCGTGGTCGACGAGGCAAGCGCCGAGTCCTTCCCGGCCTCCGACTCCCCGGCCTACGGCCACGAGGAGAACGGCGCCGGCGCCCCGCAGCACGGCCAGGGCACCGGTGCGGTCCCGTCCAACCCGGTCCCGGTGACCGCCCCCGACGGCACCACCTACGAGCTGGACCACGGTGCGGTGACGGTCGCGGCCATCACCTCCTGCACCAACACCTCCAACCCGTACGTCATGATCGGCGCCGCCCTGGTCGCCAAGAAGGCGGTCGAGAAGGGCCTGACCCGCAAGCCGTGGGTCAAGTCCACCCTCGCCCCGGGCTCCAAGGTCGTCACCGACTACTTCGAGAAGGCCGGCCTCACCCCGTACCTGGACAAGCTGGGCTTCAACCTCGTCGGCTACGGCTGCACCACCTGCATCGGCAACTCCGGCCCGCTGCCGGAGGAGGTCTCCAAGGCGGTCAACGACAACGACCTCGCCGTCGTCTCGGTCCTGTCCGGCAACCGCAACTTCGAGGGCCGGATCAACCCCGACGTCAAGATGAACTACCTGGCGTCCCCGCCGCTGGTCGTCGCCTACGCCATCGCGGGCTCCATGAAGGTGGACATCACCCGCGAGGCCCTGGGCACCGACCAGGACGGCAACCCGGTCTACCTGAAGGACATCTGGCCGACCGAGGCCGAGGTCAACGACGTCGTCGCGAACGCCATCGGCGAGGACATGTTCGCCAAGTCCTACAGCGACGTCTTCGCGGGCGACGCCCAGTGGCAGTCGCTGCCGGTCCCGACCGGCAACACGTTCGAGTGGGACCCGCAGTCCACCTACGTCCGCAAGCCCCCGTACTTCGAGGGCATGGGCATGGAGCCGGCCCCGGTCGAGGACATCACCGGCGCCCGGGTCCTCGCCAAGCTGGGCGACTCGGTCACCACCGACCACATCTCCCCGGCCGGTGCCATCAAGGCCGACACCCCGGCCGGCAAGTACCTCACGGAGCACGGCGTCGAGCGCCGCGACTTCAACAGCTACGGCTCCCGCCGCGGCAACCACGAGGTCATGATCCGCGGCACGTTCGCCAACATCCGCCTGCGCAACCAGATCGCGCCGGGCACCGAGGGCGGCTACACGCGTGACTTCACGCAGGAGGGCGGCCCGGTCTCCTTCATCTACGACGCCTCGCAGAACTACCAGGCCGCCGGCATCCCGCTGGTCGTCCTGGCCGGCAAGGAGTACGGCTCCGGCTCGTCCCGCGACTGGGCGGCCAAGGGCACCGCGCTCCTCGGCGTCAAGGCCGTCATCGCCGAGTCGTACGAGCGCATCCACCGCTCGAACCTCATCGGCATGGGCGTGCTGCCGCTGCAGTTCCCGGAGGGCGCCAGCGCCCAGTCGCTCGGCCTGACCGGCGAGGAGGCCTTCTCCATCACCGGCGTCACCGAGCTGAACGAGGGCCGTACCCCGCGCACGGTGAAGGTCACCACCGACACCGGTGTCGAGTTCGACGCGGTCGTCCGCATCGACACCCCCGGTGAGGCCGACTACTACCGCAACGGCGGCATCATGCAGTACGTGCTGCGCAACCTGATCCGCAAGTAG
- a CDS encoding SpoIIE family protein phosphatase → MSDTPGRAKRPSWRSVIGKCPRSVAGQVFVLQAALVAALVLCAVVALVLQSQRDTGTEARRRSIAVAQTFAHSPGILQALKAPHPTQILQPLTEAGRKTAGVDFIVVMNTHGIRYTHPIPSKIGHRFVGTIGPSLAGRVYTESVHGPLGHEEQATVPIKDTHGKVVALVSAGLKVKNITNAVDRQLPIILGAGAGALVVSTGGTALMSRRLRRQTHSLAPDEMTRMYQHHDTVLHAVREGVLIVGADGRLLLVNDEARRLLELPAEAEGRRVSEQPGLEPDIVELLASGREASDEVLFAGERLLAVNQRPTDHAGGPGGTVVTLRDSTELQAVSGRAEAARERLKLLYDAGLGIGATLDAGRTAAELARVAVPRFADFVTVDLADAVLHGEDPAATATDMRRVAVHGVRDDHPLYEKDRLIDFLPSTPHGRGYSTGHAELVPDLSTVQDWRAQDPQRARAILDYGIQSLIVAPIRARGAVLGMATFWRAKRDPFDEEDLSLAEELVARAAVSIDNARRYAREHALAVTLQRSLLPRALPEQNALDVGYCYLPAQSGVSGDWFDVIPLSGSRVALVVGDVVGHGLHAAATMGRLRTAVHNFSALDLSPDELLSHLDDLVGRIDQDEACAEAAREIAGATCLYAIYDPVTRRCTMARAGHLAPALVHPDGTVTFADVPAGPPLGIGGLPFRTAELELAEGTRLVLYTDGLIENRTRDLDVSMDLLRQALAAHAGRPPDGMCQDVLDELLPEGATDDVALLVAHTRALPPGQVADWDVPPDPAAVADMRVAVTEKLGEWGLAELGFATELVLSELVTNAIRHGAEPIHVRLIRDRTLICEVADGSNTAPHLRYAATTDEGGRGLFLVSQMTERWGVRYSPRGKVIWAEQELP, encoded by the coding sequence ATGTCGGACACCCCTGGCCGAGCCAAGCGTCCTTCTTGGCGGTCTGTGATCGGCAAGTGCCCACGAAGCGTCGCCGGGCAGGTCTTCGTCCTGCAGGCGGCTCTCGTCGCGGCGCTCGTGCTGTGCGCCGTCGTCGCCCTGGTCCTGCAGTCGCAGCGGGACACGGGCACCGAGGCTCGACGCCGTTCCATCGCCGTCGCCCAGACCTTCGCGCACTCCCCGGGCATCCTGCAGGCGCTGAAGGCCCCGCACCCCACCCAGATCCTCCAGCCGCTCACCGAGGCGGGACGCAAGACGGCCGGCGTCGACTTCATCGTGGTCATGAACACACACGGCATCCGCTACACCCACCCGATACCGAGCAAGATCGGGCACCGGTTCGTGGGCACGATCGGGCCCTCGCTGGCCGGCAGGGTCTACACGGAGAGCGTCCACGGACCGCTCGGCCATGAGGAGCAGGCGACCGTTCCGATCAAGGACACGCACGGCAAGGTCGTCGCTCTGGTCTCCGCCGGGCTGAAGGTCAAGAACATCACCAACGCCGTGGACCGGCAGCTGCCCATCATCCTGGGGGCCGGGGCCGGTGCGCTGGTGGTGTCGACCGGAGGCACGGCGCTGATGAGCCGGCGGCTGCGGCGGCAGACGCACAGCCTGGCCCCGGACGAGATGACACGCATGTACCAGCATCACGACACGGTGCTGCACGCGGTGCGCGAAGGAGTCCTCATCGTCGGCGCCGACGGCCGGCTGCTGCTGGTCAACGACGAGGCCCGGCGGCTGCTGGAGCTGCCCGCCGAGGCCGAGGGCCGGCGGGTGTCCGAGCAGCCGGGCCTGGAACCCGACATCGTGGAGCTGCTCGCCTCCGGACGCGAGGCCAGTGACGAGGTGCTCTTCGCCGGCGAACGGCTGCTGGCGGTCAACCAGCGGCCCACGGACCACGCCGGAGGCCCCGGAGGGACCGTGGTCACCCTGCGGGACTCCACCGAGCTCCAGGCGGTGTCCGGTCGGGCGGAGGCCGCCAGAGAGCGGCTCAAGCTGCTCTACGACGCCGGTCTGGGCATCGGCGCCACGCTGGACGCGGGACGCACGGCCGCGGAGCTGGCGCGGGTCGCCGTGCCGCGGTTCGCCGACTTCGTCACCGTGGACCTGGCGGACGCCGTGCTGCACGGCGAGGATCCGGCCGCCACCGCGACGGACATGCGCCGCGTCGCCGTCCACGGCGTCCGGGACGACCACCCGCTCTACGAGAAGGACCGGCTGATCGACTTCCTGCCGTCCACGCCCCACGGCCGGGGGTACAGCACCGGCCACGCGGAGCTGGTGCCCGACCTGTCCACCGTGCAGGACTGGCGGGCGCAGGATCCGCAGCGCGCCAGGGCCATCCTCGACTACGGCATCCAGTCGCTCATCGTCGCTCCGATCCGGGCCCGCGGCGCGGTACTGGGCATGGCGACGTTCTGGCGTGCCAAGCGGGACCCCTTCGACGAGGAGGACCTGTCGCTCGCGGAGGAGCTGGTGGCGCGCGCCGCCGTCAGCATAGACAACGCGCGCCGCTACGCCCGTGAGCACGCACTGGCGGTCACCCTGCAGCGCAGCCTGCTGCCGCGGGCGCTGCCGGAGCAGAACGCCCTCGACGTCGGCTACTGCTACCTGCCCGCGCAGAGCGGGGTGAGCGGGGACTGGTTCGACGTGATCCCGCTGTCCGGGAGCCGGGTGGCCCTGGTCGTCGGCGACGTGGTCGGCCACGGCCTGCACGCCGCCGCCACGATGGGGCGGCTGCGGACCGCGGTGCACAACTTCTCCGCTCTCGACCTGTCGCCCGACGAGCTGCTGAGCCATCTGGACGACCTGGTCGGCCGCATCGACCAGGACGAGGCGTGCGCGGAGGCGGCCAGGGAGATCGCCGGCGCCACCTGTCTGTACGCGATCTACGACCCGGTGACGCGCCGGTGCACGATGGCGCGGGCAGGGCATCTGGCGCCCGCCCTGGTCCACCCCGACGGGACCGTCACCTTCGCGGACGTGCCCGCCGGGCCTCCGCTGGGCATCGGGGGCCTGCCGTTCCGGACGGCCGAGCTGGAGCTGGCCGAGGGCACCCGGCTGGTGCTCTACACCGACGGCCTCATCGAGAACCGCACCCGTGACCTGGACGTGAGCATGGACCTGCTGCGGCAGGCGCTGGCGGCCCATGCCGGCCGGCCGCCGGACGGGATGTGCCAGGATGTGCTGGACGAGCTGCTGCCCGAAGGAGCCACGGACGACGTGGCGCTGCTGGTCGCGCACACCCGGGCGCTGCCCCCCGGCCAGGTCGCCGACTGGGACGTGCCGCCCGATCCGGCGGCCGTGGCGGACATGCGCGTGGCGGTGACCGAGAAGCTCGGGGAATGGGGACTCGCCGAACTCGGCTTCGCGACGGAACTGGTGCTCAGCGAACTGGTCACCAACGCCATCCGGCACGGCGCCGAGCCGATCCATGTGCGGCTGATCCGCGACCGCACGCTGATCTGCGAGGTGGCGGACGGCAGCAACACCGCGCCGCATCTGCGGTACGCCGCGACGACCGACGAGGGCGGCCGCGGCCTGTTCCTGGTCTCGCAGATGACCGAGCGGTGGGGCGTCAGGTACAGCCCGCGGGGCAAGGTGATCTGGGCGGAGCAGGAGCTGCCGTAG